A genomic window from Synechococcus sp. CBW1107 includes:
- a CDS encoding segregation/condensation protein A, whose protein sequence is MADAGARLAIRLLQDAAERGEIDPWDVDVIAVVDGFLDQLRQRIGAPRLVSGPGEGGSFESDLAATSEAFLAASVLVSLKAEILEQQTLPPEPELEQDAFAFDEEDAGSFELLSFQLPRRPERHLLRRAVAPPPLQRPVTLGELIRQLEDIAERLKQGDVSGRSRQRGPRYSERAAIEQVAALAHREKLPETTAALSHFLLEWQAASDWVNFEVLVEAWAEAAPADLDQDRVGVFWALLFLCSQGRVDLQQEGGLFGPLFLRGCWEGMGAGPSVLPHGLVPAPSPAREAQAA, encoded by the coding sequence TTGGCTGATGCAGGCGCCAGGCTGGCGATTCGCCTGCTTCAGGATGCCGCCGAACGTGGCGAGATCGACCCCTGGGACGTGGATGTCATTGCCGTGGTCGACGGCTTCCTCGACCAGCTTCGCCAGAGGATCGGCGCCCCCCGGCTGGTGAGCGGACCCGGTGAGGGAGGCAGTTTCGAGAGTGATCTTGCCGCCACCAGTGAGGCGTTTCTGGCCGCCTCCGTGCTCGTGAGCCTCAAGGCCGAGATCCTCGAGCAGCAGACCCTGCCGCCGGAACCGGAACTGGAGCAGGACGCCTTCGCCTTCGACGAGGAGGACGCTGGATCCTTCGAGCTGCTCTCCTTTCAGCTGCCACGCCGTCCGGAGCGTCACCTGTTGCGGCGGGCCGTGGCACCACCGCCGCTGCAGCGTCCCGTCACCCTGGGGGAACTGATCCGCCAGCTGGAGGACATCGCCGAGCGGCTGAAGCAGGGGGACGTGAGCGGACGATCCCGGCAGCGCGGACCTCGCTACAGCGAGCGGGCGGCGATCGAGCAGGTGGCGGCTCTGGCCCATCGTGAAAAACTGCCGGAAACCACCGCCGCTCTCAGCCACTTCCTGCTGGAGTGGCAGGCCGCCAGCGACTGGGTGAACTTCGAGGTGCTCGTGGAAGCCTGGGCCGAGGCCGCCCCGGCGGATCTGGACCAGGACCGTGTCGGGGTGTTCTGGGCTCTGCTCTTCCTCTGCTCCCAGGGCAGAGTCGACCTGCAGCAGGAGGGAGGCCTCTTCGGCCCCCTGTTCCTCAGGGGTTGCTGGGAAGGCATGGGCGCTGGACCGTCAGTGCTTCCACACGGACTGGTGCCAGCTCCCTCTCCGGCTCGGGAGGCGCAGGCCGCCTGA
- a CDS encoding NDP-sugar synthase produces MKAMILAAGKGTRVQPITHTIPKPMIPILQKPVMEFLLELLRQHGFTEVMVNVSHLAAEIENYFRDGQRFGVEIAYSFEGRIEDGELIGAALGSAGGLKKIQTFQPFFDDTFVVLCGDALIDLDLTEAVRLHKEKGAMASLVTKRVPKDQVSSYGVVVTDQDSRVLSFQEKPSVAEAASDMINTGIYIFEPEVLDHIPAGIPFDIGADLFPRLVAAGAPFYALPMDFEWVDIGKVPDYWQAIRSVLEGKVRQVQVPGREVRPGIFTGLNVAADWDKINVTGPIYVGGMTRIDPGVTIVGPAMIGPSCHICEGATIDNSIIFDYSRIGAGVRLVEKLVFGRYCVDRNGDHFDLQEASLDWLITDVRRQDVVQPSPQQKAMADLLGTDLALSAGEN; encoded by the coding sequence ATGAAGGCCATGATTCTCGCGGCCGGCAAGGGAACTCGGGTGCAGCCCATCACCCACACGATTCCCAAGCCGATGATCCCGATTCTGCAGAAACCCGTGATGGAGTTTCTGCTGGAGCTGCTCCGTCAGCATGGGTTCACCGAAGTCATGGTCAATGTTTCACACCTGGCCGCGGAAATCGAGAACTACTTCAGAGATGGCCAACGCTTCGGCGTGGAGATCGCCTACAGCTTCGAAGGGCGCATCGAAGACGGAGAACTGATCGGTGCCGCCCTCGGTTCCGCCGGGGGCCTCAAGAAGATCCAGACCTTTCAACCCTTCTTCGACGACACCTTCGTGGTGCTCTGCGGCGATGCGCTGATCGACCTCGACCTCACCGAGGCCGTGCGCCTTCACAAGGAGAAAGGGGCCATGGCTTCCCTGGTCACCAAGCGGGTGCCCAAGGATCAGGTGAGCAGCTACGGCGTGGTGGTCACCGACCAGGACAGCCGGGTGCTGAGCTTCCAGGAGAAGCCCTCGGTGGCCGAGGCCGCCAGCGACATGATCAACACCGGCATCTACATCTTCGAGCCGGAGGTTCTGGATCACATCCCCGCCGGCATTCCCTTCGACATCGGCGCCGATCTCTTCCCCAGGCTGGTCGCCGCCGGGGCGCCCTTCTACGCCCTGCCGATGGATTTCGAATGGGTGGACATCGGCAAGGTTCCCGACTACTGGCAGGCGATCCGCAGCGTGCTCGAGGGCAAGGTCCGTCAGGTGCAGGTGCCTGGCCGGGAAGTGCGCCCGGGGATTTTCACAGGTCTGAACGTGGCCGCCGACTGGGACAAGATCAACGTCACCGGCCCCATCTACGTGGGTGGCATGACCCGGATCGATCCCGGCGTGACGATCGTGGGGCCGGCCATGATCGGACCGAGCTGCCACATCTGTGAAGGCGCCACGATCGACAACTCGATCATCTTCGATTACTCCCGCATCGGGGCCGGCGTGCGCCTGGTGGAGAAACTGGTGTTCGGCCGCTACTGCGTCGATCGCAACGGCGACCACTTCGACCTGCAGGAAGCCTCCCTCGACTGGCTGATCACCGATGTGCGCCGCCAGGATGTGGTGCAACCCTCGCCCCAGCAGAAGGCGATGGCTGATCTGCTCGGCACGGATCTCGCCCTCAGTGCGGGTGAGAACTGA
- a CDS encoding methylenetetrahydrofolate reductase: protein MLLRQALETGQFAITAEVTPPRGGDPTRTLTVAAKLRGLVHAVNVTDGSRAVMRMSSLALCRLLLEAGIEPVLQLACRDRNRIALQADLLGAHALGIRNVLCLTGDPVGAGDQPGARAVNELESVRLLQLLGRLNAGLDPVEGVLPDGPTALFPGAAADPQSTSWSGLRARVARKQEAGARFLQTQMVMSTEALRRFCGEISEPLGLPVLAGVFLLKSARNAAFINRVVPGASIPQPIIDRLAASADPAAEGVAIAAEQVRAYRAIAQGVHLMAVKAEERIPWILAEAGVSPPGGAVLTEVSSHPH from the coding sequence TTGCTTCTGCGCCAGGCCCTGGAGACCGGACAGTTCGCCATCACGGCTGAGGTGACCCCGCCGCGGGGGGGAGATCCCACTCGCACCCTCACAGTGGCCGCCAAGCTCCGTGGGCTGGTCCATGCCGTCAATGTCACGGACGGCAGCAGGGCCGTGATGCGCATGAGCAGTCTTGCCCTCTGCCGCCTGCTCCTCGAGGCCGGGATCGAGCCCGTGCTGCAGCTGGCCTGTCGCGACCGCAACCGGATTGCTCTCCAGGCCGATCTGCTCGGTGCCCACGCCCTCGGCATCCGCAATGTGCTTTGCCTCACCGGGGACCCGGTGGGCGCCGGGGATCAGCCGGGTGCCCGGGCCGTCAATGAGCTGGAGTCGGTGCGCCTGCTGCAGTTGCTGGGCCGCCTCAATGCTGGCCTCGATCCAGTGGAGGGCGTGCTGCCGGATGGGCCCACGGCTCTGTTCCCAGGGGCCGCGGCCGACCCCCAGTCGACCAGCTGGAGCGGACTGCGGGCGCGGGTGGCGCGCAAGCAGGAGGCCGGTGCACGCTTCCTGCAGACCCAGATGGTGATGAGCACAGAAGCGCTGCGCCGCTTCTGTGGCGAGATCAGCGAACCCCTGGGACTGCCAGTGCTGGCGGGGGTGTTTCTGCTCAAGTCGGCACGGAACGCGGCCTTCATCAATCGCGTGGTGCCGGGAGCCTCGATTCCCCAGCCGATCATCGACAGGCTGGCGGCGTCAGCGGATCCGGCGGCCGAAGGCGTGGCGATCGCCGCCGAACAGGTGCGTGCGTACCGGGCCATTGCCCAGGGGGTTCATCTGATGGCGGTGAAGGCGGAGGAGCGCATCCCCTGGATCCTGGCCGAGGCTGGCGTCTCGCCGCCAGGAGGGGCGGTGCTGACGGAGGTCAGTTCTCACCCGCACTGA
- a CDS encoding LuxR C-terminal-related transcriptional regulator → MSDRDNHIQLRSNLSERELEIIERVATGLTNQEIALELMISKRTVDNHVSNIFTKTGAKNRVALLNWAMDNGKICRDGFNCCHLPSAEG, encoded by the coding sequence ATGTCCGATCGAGACAATCACATCCAGCTGCGCTCCAATCTTTCGGAACGCGAGCTGGAAATCATCGAGCGGGTCGCGACGGGCCTGACCAATCAGGAAATCGCCCTTGAGCTGATGATCAGCAAGCGAACGGTCGACAACCACGTCAGCAATATCTTCACCAAGACCGGCGCCAAGAACCGCGTGGCCCTGTTGAACTGGGCGATGGATAACGGCAAGATCTGCCGGGATGGCTTCAACTGCTGCCATTTACCCAGCGCTGAAGGCTGA
- a CDS encoding CYTH domain-containing protein: protein MALEIERRFLVRGAGWKEHILWRQHLCQGYLQASADGVTVRVRLEDERDEGAKAARAWLTLKATVTAVTRAEFEYEIPVADARQLLGLASASLHKERYGLDLPGGEWVLDVFEGENSPLVVAEVELEREEQALVLPPWCHREITGLGELSNAALARRPWSCWPEADRQSLLADGLCNDSDIS from the coding sequence GTGGCTCTGGAGATCGAGCGCCGCTTCCTCGTGCGGGGAGCGGGGTGGAAGGAGCACATTCTCTGGCGGCAGCACCTCTGCCAGGGGTACCTGCAGGCTTCAGCCGATGGGGTCACCGTGCGGGTGCGCCTGGAGGACGAGCGTGACGAGGGGGCGAAGGCAGCCAGGGCCTGGTTGACTCTCAAGGCCACCGTCACCGCCGTCACCCGGGCCGAATTCGAGTATGAGATTCCCGTCGCCGATGCCCGGCAGCTGCTGGGCCTGGCCTCGGCCAGCCTCCATAAGGAGCGCTACGGGCTTGACCTGCCCGGCGGGGAGTGGGTGCTTGATGTGTTCGAGGGGGAGAACTCGCCTCTGGTGGTGGCTGAAGTGGAGCTGGAGCGGGAGGAGCAGGCGCTGGTGCTGCCACCGTGGTGCCATCGGGAGATCACCGGACTTGGGGAGCTCAGTAATGCGGCCCTGGCCCGACGTCCCTGGAGCTGCTGGCCCGAGGCGGACCGGCAGAGTCTGTTGGCGGATGGCCTTTGTAACGACAGCGACATCAGCTAG
- a CDS encoding NAD(+) kinase, with protein MQLQRVWLIVRSGSQAAQRQARRCSEDLRSQGVQVTVASSGASSNPFPGLLATEPCLPDLTVVLGGDGTVLGAARHLGPLDVPILSFNVGGHLGFLTHERKLLVLSTTSSEDNLWQRLRDDRFALERRMMLEAFVDRGDGVPEGDEPEDPSADGPARLHRALNDFYFRPFLDELSPTCVLELEIDGEVVDQFRGDGLIIATSTGSTGYAMAAGGPILHPGIDAIVVNPICPMSLSSRPVVVPPRSQLAIWPLGEPSRRVKLWKDGAHATMLEPGDRCVVQRSSHCALMVVLQQSPSYYRTLSHKLHWAGDLTASEPSAN; from the coding sequence ATGCAGCTCCAGCGGGTCTGGCTGATCGTTCGCTCCGGCAGCCAGGCGGCTCAGCGCCAGGCACGACGCTGCTCCGAAGACCTGCGCTCCCAGGGGGTCCAGGTCACAGTCGCCAGCAGCGGAGCCAGCTCCAACCCGTTCCCGGGCCTGCTGGCCACCGAGCCTTGTCTGCCAGACCTCACCGTGGTGCTGGGCGGAGATGGCACCGTCCTGGGCGCGGCCCGTCACCTCGGTCCCCTGGATGTGCCGATCCTGAGCTTCAACGTGGGCGGTCACCTCGGATTCCTCACCCATGAGCGCAAATTGCTGGTGCTCAGCACCACCTCTTCGGAAGACAACCTCTGGCAACGGCTCCGCGATGACCGCTTCGCCCTCGAGCGCCGCATGATGCTGGAAGCCTTCGTCGATCGCGGCGATGGGGTTCCCGAAGGGGATGAGCCCGAGGATCCCAGCGCCGATGGGCCCGCCCGACTGCACCGTGCGCTCAACGATTTCTATTTCCGTCCCTTCCTCGATGAGCTCTCGCCCACTTGCGTGCTGGAGCTGGAGATCGACGGGGAGGTGGTGGATCAGTTCCGCGGCGATGGACTGATCATCGCCACTTCCACCGGCTCCACCGGTTACGCCATGGCGGCGGGAGGCCCGATCCTCCATCCAGGAATCGATGCCATCGTGGTCAACCCGATCTGCCCGATGAGCCTCTCCAGCCGGCCGGTGGTGGTGCCACCCCGCTCGCAGCTGGCGATCTGGCCCCTTGGGGAGCCGAGCCGGCGGGTGAAGCTCTGGAAGGACGGAGCCCACGCCACCATGCTGGAGCCTGGTGATCGCTGCGTGGTGCAGCGCTCCAGCCACTGCGCCCTGATGGTGGTGCTGCAGCAGAGCCCCTCCTACTACCGCACCCTCAGCCACAAGCTGCACTGGGCCGGCGACCTCACCGCCTCGGAACCCTCCGCCAACTGA
- the nuoK gene encoding NADH-quinone oxidoreductase subunit NuoK, which yields MPPTSIDIPLQAYLVLAAILFCTGVWGLINSRNAVRVLMSIELMLNAVNINLMAFSSYIDGQQIRGQVFAIFVITVAAAEAAVGLAILLSLYRNRETVDMERFNLLRW from the coding sequence ATGCCTCCCACATCCATCGACATTCCGCTCCAGGCCTACCTGGTGCTCGCCGCCATCCTCTTCTGTACAGGGGTCTGGGGCCTGATCAACAGCCGTAACGCGGTGCGGGTTCTGATGAGCATCGAGTTGATGCTCAATGCCGTCAACATCAACCTGATGGCCTTCTCCAGCTACATCGATGGTCAGCAGATCCGTGGCCAGGTCTTTGCCATTTTCGTGATCACCGTGGCTGCTGCCGAAGCGGCCGTGGGTCTGGCGATCCTGCTCTCCCTCTACCGCAACCGCGAGACCGTCGATATGGAGCGCTTCAATCTGTTGCGCTGGTGA
- a CDS encoding NADH-quinone oxidoreductase subunit J: MTIASVTQLICFTALSLTLVLGSLGVVLLPNIVYSAFLLAGVFLSVAGLYLLLNASFVAAAQVLVYVGAVNVLILFAIMLVNKKEAMAEIPGLLLRRVLSGGVCLGLFLLILRVDLTTPWAVPGPTPLGDDATVLIGIHLFSDYLLPFELASVLLLMAMIGAIVLARRDVFSSDVITGEAADQGLIEKERTPLLLESPAGETTLLEKV, encoded by the coding sequence ATGACGATCGCGTCCGTCACCCAGCTCATTTGCTTCACCGCCCTCTCCCTCACGCTGGTGCTGGGCTCCCTGGGAGTTGTGCTGTTGCCTAACATTGTCTATTCGGCCTTCCTGCTGGCTGGCGTGTTCCTCTCCGTGGCGGGTCTCTACCTGCTGCTCAATGCCAGTTTTGTTGCCGCGGCGCAGGTCCTGGTCTACGTGGGCGCCGTGAACGTGCTGATCCTGTTCGCGATCATGCTCGTGAACAAGAAAGAGGCCATGGCCGAGATCCCCGGTCTGCTTCTGCGCCGGGTGCTCTCCGGGGGTGTCTGCCTCGGTCTGTTCCTGTTGATCCTGCGGGTCGATCTCACCACCCCCTGGGCGGTTCCCGGGCCCACTCCCCTCGGGGATGACGCCACGGTGCTGATCGGAATCCATCTGTTCAGTGATTATCTGTTGCCCTTCGAACTGGCCTCGGTGCTGCTGCTGATGGCGATGATCGGAGCGATCGTGCTCGCTCGTCGCGATGTGTTCAGCAGTGATGTGATCACCGGTGAAGCAGCCGATCAGGGCCTGATCGAAAAGGAACGCACCCCCCTGCTGCTGGAGAGTCCCGCCGGCGAGACCACCCTGCTGGAGAAAGTCTGA
- the ndhI gene encoding NAD(P)H-quinone oxidoreductase subunit I, with protein MFGFLQKVGDYTKDAVGAANYITQGLSVTFDHLRRRPITVQYPYEKLIPSERYRGRIHYEFDKCISCEVCVRVCPINLPVVDWVMNKETKKKELKNYSIDFGVCIFCGNCVEYCPTNCLSMTEEYELAAFDRHSLNYDNVALGRLPTSVTSDPAVVPLRELAYLPKGEMDPHGVDPSRPRAGQLPEQVQAEMAASAAKSVENA; from the coding sequence ATGTTCGGATTCCTGCAAAAGGTCGGTGACTACACCAAGGACGCCGTAGGCGCAGCCAATTACATCACTCAGGGCCTGTCGGTCACGTTTGATCACCTGCGCCGACGGCCGATCACCGTTCAATACCCCTACGAGAAGCTGATTCCCTCGGAGCGCTATCGCGGCAGGATTCATTACGAGTTCGACAAGTGCATCTCCTGTGAAGTCTGTGTTCGCGTCTGCCCCATCAACCTGCCGGTTGTCGACTGGGTGATGAACAAGGAGACGAAGAAGAAGGAGCTCAAGAACTACTCCATTGATTTCGGAGTCTGTATCTTCTGCGGCAATTGTGTGGAGTATTGCCCTACCAACTGCCTCTCCATGACTGAGGAGTACGAGCTGGCGGCCTTTGATCGCCACAGCCTCAACTACGACAACGTGGCCCTGGGCCGCCTTCCCACCAGCGTCACCAGTGATCCTGCCGTGGTGCCCCTGCGCGAGCTGGCCTATCTGCCCAAGGGTGAAATGGATCCCCATGGCGTCGATCCCTCCAGGCCGAGGGCCGGACAGCTGCCCGAGCAGGTGCAGGCCGAGATGGCGGCCTCAGCCGCCAAGTCCGTGGAGAACGCCTGA
- the nuoH gene encoding NADH-quinone oxidoreductase subunit NuoH, whose protein sequence is MVGPGLDLQSSFTSTLEGFGLSQGAAHLLWLPLPMLLVLVAAVIGVLVNVWLERKISAAVQQRIGPEYAGALGVLQPMADGLKLLFKEDVIPHRADGLLFTLGPVLVLVPVILSWLVVPFGQNLLISDVGIGVFLWIALSSIQPIGLLMSGYASNNKYSLLGGLRAAAQSISYEIPLALAVLAVVMMSNSLSTVDIVNQQNGAGILSWNIWRQPVGFLIFWICALAECERLPFDLPEAEEELVAGYQTEYAGMKFALFYLGSYINLVLSALLVAVLYLGGWGFPLPVEWLAGVLGQPVDAPLVQVITGSVGIVMTVLKAYLLVFIAILLRWTLPRVRIDQLLDLGWKFLLPIALVNLLVTAGLKLAFPAFFGG, encoded by the coding sequence GTGGTCGGTCCTGGTCTTGACCTTCAATCCAGTTTCACCAGCACCCTGGAAGGCTTCGGCCTGAGCCAGGGCGCGGCCCATCTGCTCTGGCTTCCCCTGCCGATGCTGCTGGTGCTGGTGGCCGCCGTCATCGGCGTTCTGGTCAACGTCTGGCTGGAACGCAAGATCTCCGCCGCCGTGCAGCAGCGGATCGGCCCTGAATACGCCGGTGCCCTCGGTGTGCTGCAGCCGATGGCCGACGGCCTCAAACTGCTGTTCAAGGAAGACGTCATCCCTCACCGCGCCGACGGGCTGCTCTTCACCCTCGGTCCGGTGCTGGTGCTGGTGCCGGTGATCCTCTCCTGGCTGGTGGTTCCCTTCGGCCAGAACCTGCTCATCAGCGATGTGGGCATCGGCGTGTTCCTCTGGATCGCCCTCAGCAGCATCCAGCCGATCGGTCTGCTGATGAGCGGTTACGCCAGCAACAACAAGTATTCGTTGCTGGGTGGGCTGAGAGCCGCCGCCCAGTCGATCAGCTACGAGATCCCTCTGGCTCTGGCGGTGCTGGCCGTCGTGATGATGAGCAATTCGCTCAGCACCGTTGACATCGTCAACCAGCAGAACGGTGCCGGCATCCTCAGCTGGAACATCTGGCGCCAGCCGGTGGGCTTCCTGATCTTCTGGATCTGCGCCCTGGCGGAGTGCGAGCGCCTCCCCTTCGACCTCCCCGAGGCGGAGGAGGAACTGGTGGCCGGCTACCAGACGGAATACGCCGGCATGAAGTTCGCCCTCTTCTATCTGGGCAGCTACATCAACCTGGTGCTCTCGGCCCTGCTGGTGGCCGTGCTCTATCTCGGCGGCTGGGGATTCCCCCTGCCTGTGGAATGGCTGGCCGGAGTCCTCGGCCAGCCGGTGGATGCCCCGCTGGTGCAGGTGATCACAGGCTCGGTCGGCATCGTCATGACGGTGCTGAAGGCCTATCTGCTGGTGTTCATCGCCATCCTGCTGCGGTGGACCCTTCCGCGCGTGCGCATCGACCAGCTCCTCGATCTGGGCTGGAAGTTTTTGCTGCCGATAGCCCTGGTCAATCTGCTGGTCACCGCTGGCCTCAAGCTCGCCTTCCCCGCCTTTTTCGGCGGCTGA
- a CDS encoding citrate synthase produces the protein MRMVMDANRVAAEAAPVFRPGLEGVPATQSAICDIDGLRGLLTYRGYPLEELAAHSTFLETTHLLIWGELPTVEHLRAFEQNVQMHRRVSFRIRDMMKCFPADGHPMDALQTSAASLGLFYSRRALDDPAYIEAAVVRLIAKIPTMVAAYQLIRLGQDPIQPRDDLSYSANFLYMLTEREPDPLAARIFDSCLILHAEHSLNASTFSARVTASTLTDPYAVVASAVGTLAGPLHGGANEDVLAMLEQIGSEDRVEAWLDRAIAEKQKIMGFGHREYKVKDPRAVILQGLAEQLFDRFGHDAMYDVARRVEEVAADRLGPKGIYPNVDFYSGLVYRKLGIPRDLFTPIFAIARVAGWLAHWKEQLGANRIYRPTQIYTGPGRRSWLPQDARNALPGV, from the coding sequence ATGCGGATGGTGATGGATGCAAACCGGGTCGCGGCCGAAGCGGCGCCCGTCTTCCGTCCCGGACTGGAGGGTGTGCCGGCGACCCAGTCGGCCATCTGTGACATCGATGGCCTCCGGGGCCTGCTCACCTACCGCGGCTATCCCCTCGAGGAACTGGCGGCCCACAGCACCTTTCTCGAAACCACCCATCTGCTGATCTGGGGAGAGCTGCCCACCGTCGAGCACCTGCGGGCGTTCGAGCAGAACGTGCAGATGCACCGGAGGGTGAGCTTCCGCATCCGGGACATGATGAAGTGCTTCCCGGCCGACGGGCACCCCATGGACGCGCTGCAGACGAGCGCGGCCTCCCTGGGACTGTTCTATTCCCGCCGGGCCCTGGATGATCCCGCCTACATCGAGGCGGCGGTGGTGCGCCTGATCGCCAAGATCCCCACGATGGTCGCCGCCTACCAGCTGATCCGCCTGGGTCAGGATCCGATCCAGCCCCGCGACGATCTGTCCTATTCGGCCAATTTCCTTTACATGCTGACCGAGCGGGAGCCTGATCCGCTGGCGGCCAGAATCTTCGATTCCTGCCTGATCCTGCACGCCGAGCACAGTCTCAACGCCAGCACCTTCAGTGCCCGGGTCACCGCCAGCACCCTCACCGACCCCTACGCCGTGGTGGCCTCGGCGGTGGGCACCCTGGCCGGCCCCCTCCACGGCGGTGCCAACGAAGACGTGCTGGCCATGCTCGAGCAGATTGGCAGCGAGGACCGGGTGGAAGCCTGGCTGGACCGGGCCATTGCCGAGAAGCAGAAGATCATGGGCTTCGGGCACCGTGAATACAAGGTCAAGGACCCCCGGGCCGTGATTCTCCAGGGCCTGGCCGAGCAGCTCTTCGATCGCTTCGGTCACGACGCCATGTACGACGTGGCCCGGCGGGTGGAGGAGGTGGCCGCCGATCGGCTTGGACCGAAGGGCATCTACCCCAACGTCGACTTCTATTCCGGCCTGGTGTACCGCAAGCTCGGCATCCCCCGGGATCTGTTCACCCCGATCTTCGCGATCGCCAGGGTGGCCGGCTGGCTGGCCCACTGGAAGGAGCAGCTCGGAGCCAACCGCATCTACCGGCCCACCCAGATCTATACCGGTCCGGGCCGCAGGAGTTGGTTGCCTCAGGATGCCCGCAATGCCCTGCCAGGCGTTTAA
- a CDS encoding histidine phosphatase family protein, which translates to MAGVTLLLLRHGLAEERQAPGPGVRPDGERPLTERGRRRTAAVVRRLLDLELHCDQLLSSPLVRALQTAQIAREEGLCAALAIAAELAPGADPMPLMEQWLAADGPLAGGGRLGLVGHEPDLSALAAHLCGAPCGALRLKKSGVALLELPAPGSLAHRPLAGSACLRLLLSPACLI; encoded by the coding sequence ATGGCCGGTGTCACCCTGCTGTTGCTGCGCCATGGCCTCGCCGAGGAGCGCCAGGCACCCGGCCCCGGTGTGCGGCCCGATGGCGAGCGTCCCCTGACGGAGCGGGGCCGCCGCCGGACGGCCGCGGTGGTGCGGCGGCTGCTCGACCTGGAGCTGCACTGCGATCAGCTGCTGAGCAGTCCACTGGTGCGGGCCCTTCAGACGGCCCAGATCGCAAGGGAGGAGGGGCTCTGCGCTGCGCTGGCGATCGCCGCCGAACTCGCCCCCGGTGCCGACCCGATGCCTCTGATGGAGCAATGGCTGGCAGCGGATGGCCCGCTGGCCGGAGGTGGCCGCCTTGGACTGGTGGGCCATGAACCCGACCTCAGCGCCCTGGCCGCCCACCTCTGTGGCGCTCCCTGCGGAGCCCTGCGCCTGAAGAAGTCCGGAGTGGCCCTGCTCGAGTTGCCTGCCCCGGGCAGCCTGGCCCACCGCCCCCTGGCGGGCAGCGCCTGCCTGCGCCTGCTGCTCAGCCCCGCCTGTCTCATCTGA